A single window of Vibrio sp. SCSIO 43137 DNA harbors:
- a CDS encoding ABC transporter permease, with the protein MFETIILMLDATIRVATPLILASLAGMFSERSGVVNIALEGKLLAAAFAGAATAHMTGSAWLGLGAGVTVSVLLALLHGFASITHRGDQVVSGMAINILAAGLTVTLGRHWFHQGGQTPALSGDARFAPINFPFAEDLADTPVIGLLYSELLSGHSALEYLVVLIVPLAWYVLFKTRFGLRLRAVGESPSAVDTAGISVAGMRYGAMVICGILVGIGGVYLSVAQTAQFIPNMSAGKGYMALAALIFGKWRPFTAMGACLLFGFLDALAIRLQGVSIGDFPIPVQAIEAIPYVLTVFLLAGFIGKAIAPKAIGVPYTKERE; encoded by the coding sequence ATGTTTGAGACAATTATTCTGATGCTTGATGCAACCATCCGGGTTGCAACACCTCTGATTCTGGCCTCTCTGGCAGGTATGTTCAGTGAACGTTCCGGTGTGGTTAACATTGCGCTGGAAGGTAAACTACTGGCCGCTGCATTTGCCGGGGCCGCGACTGCACATATGACAGGTTCGGCCTGGCTCGGACTTGGTGCCGGTGTGACTGTTTCTGTGCTGCTGGCTCTGCTTCACGGCTTCGCCTCGATTACCCACAGAGGTGATCAGGTAGTAAGTGGTATGGCAATCAATATTCTGGCTGCCGGCCTGACCGTTACTCTGGGTCGTCACTGGTTCCATCAGGGCGGACAGACTCCGGCACTTTCCGGTGATGCCCGTTTTGCGCCAATTAACTTTCCGTTTGCTGAAGACTTAGCCGATACCCCGGTTATCGGGCTGCTCTATTCTGAGCTGTTAAGTGGTCACTCCGCACTGGAATATTTAGTAGTGCTGATCGTTCCTCTGGCATGGTATGTACTGTTTAAAACCCGCTTTGGTCTGCGTCTGCGTGCGGTAGGTGAATCACCATCTGCGGTAGATACGGCTGGTATCTCGGTAGCCGGTATGCGTTACGGCGCTATGGTTATCTGCGGAATCTTAGTCGGTATTGGTGGCGTTTACCTCTCGGTGGCACAGACGGCTCAGTTTATTCCTAATATGAGTGCCGGTAAGGGCTATATGGCTCTGGCGGCATTGATCTTCGGTAAATGGCGTCCGTTTACTGCTATGGGTGCTTGTCTGCTGTTCGGTTTCCTTGATGCACTGGCTATCCGTCTTCAGGGCGTTAGCATCGGTGACTTCCCGATTCCGGTTCAGGCTATCGAAGCAATCCCATACGTTCTGACCGTATTCCTGCTGGCAGGATTTATCGGTAAAGCTATCGCACCGAAAGCGATTGGTGTTCCATATACCAAGGAACGTGAATAA
- the prfC gene encoding peptide chain release factor 3, with protein MSNSPFTREVSKRRTFAIISHPDAGKTTITEKVLLFGRAIQSAGTVKGRGSSQHAKSDWMEMEKERGISVTTSVMQFPYNDCLVNLLDTPGHEDFSEDTYRTLTAVDSCLMVIDAAKGVEDRTRKLMEVTRLRDTPIVTFMNKLDRDIRDPMELLDEVESELNMACAPVSWPIGCGKEFKGVYHIHRDETILYSTGQGHTIQEERIVKGLDNPELDEAVGEELAEQLREELELVIGASHEFDRELFLAGELTPVFFGTALGNFGVDHMLSGLTEWAPAPLPRQANEREVEATEEKFSGFVFKIQANMDPKHRDRIAFMRIVSGTYKQGMKMNHVRLGKQVAISDAVTFMAGDRSRAENAYAGDIIGLHNHGTIQIGDTFTQGEQLKFAGIPNFAPELFRRIRLRDPLKQKQLLKGLVQLSEEGAVQVFRPLQNNDLIVGAVGVLQFDVVVARLKSEYNVEAIYESVNVATARWVECDDEKKLEEFKRKNQTNLALDGGDNLSYVAPTMVNLNLAQERFPDIQFRATREH; from the coding sequence ATGTCAAATAGCCCATTTACACGTGAAGTTTCTAAACGCAGAACCTTCGCGATAATTTCCCACCCGGATGCGGGTAAAACAACCATTACTGAAAAGGTTCTTCTTTTCGGACGCGCGATTCAGTCCGCTGGTACGGTGAAAGGTCGCGGATCGAGTCAGCATGCAAAATCTGACTGGATGGAAATGGAAAAAGAGCGTGGTATCTCGGTAACGACATCCGTGATGCAGTTCCCTTATAACGACTGTCTGGTAAACCTGCTGGATACTCCGGGACACGAAGATTTCTCGGAAGATACCTACCGTACCCTTACCGCGGTTGACTCCTGCCTGATGGTAATCGACGCAGCGAAAGGTGTAGAGGACAGAACGCGTAAACTGATGGAAGTGACTCGTCTTCGTGATACACCTATCGTTACCTTTATGAACAAACTTGACCGTGATATCCGTGATCCTATGGAGTTGCTGGATGAAGTGGAGAGCGAGCTGAATATGGCTTGTGCTCCGGTTTCATGGCCAATCGGTTGTGGTAAAGAGTTCAAAGGTGTTTATCACATCCATCGTGATGAGACCATTCTTTACTCAACAGGTCAGGGCCACACCATTCAGGAAGAGAGAATCGTTAAAGGTCTGGATAACCCTGAACTGGATGAAGCTGTAGGTGAAGAGCTGGCTGAGCAACTGCGTGAAGAGCTGGAATTGGTTATTGGTGCTTCCCATGAATTTGATCGCGAGCTATTTCTTGCCGGTGAACTGACTCCGGTATTCTTCGGTACTGCACTTGGTAACTTTGGTGTTGACCATATGCTGTCTGGTCTGACTGAGTGGGCTCCTGCACCACTGCCACGTCAGGCCAATGAGCGTGAAGTAGAAGCAACGGAAGAGAAGTTCTCCGGCTTTGTATTTAAGATTCAGGCCAATATGGATCCGAAACACCGTGACCGTATCGCCTTTATGCGTATCGTATCCGGTACCTACAAGCAGGGTATGAAGATGAACCATGTTCGTTTAGGTAAGCAGGTCGCTATCTCTGATGCGGTGACCTTTATGGCCGGTGATCGTTCAAGAGCGGAAAACGCTTATGCGGGCGATATTATTGGTTTGCACAACCACGGTACGATTCAGATTGGTGATACCTTTACTCAGGGTGAGCAACTTAAGTTTGCCGGTATCCCTAACTTTGCTCCTGAACTGTTCCGTCGTATCCGTCTAAGAGATCCACTGAAGCAGAAGCAGTTGCTGAAAGGTCTGGTACAGCTTTCTGAAGAGGGGGCTGTTCAGGTATTCCGTCCGTTACAGAACAATGACTTAATTGTTGGCGCCGTTGGTGTGCTGCAGTTTGATGTGGTCGTTGCCCGTCTTAAGTCTGAGTATAACGTTGAAGCTATCTACGAGAGCGTAAACGTAGCGACGGCACGCTGGGTTGAATGCGATGATGAGAAGAAGCTGGAAGAGTTTAAGCGTAAGAACCAGACTAACCTTGCTCTGGATGGTGGTGATAACCTCTCTTATGTTGCTCCGACCATGGTGAACCTGAATCTTGCTCAGGAACGCTTCCCGGATATTCAGTTCAGGGCGACAAGAGAGCACTAA
- a CDS encoding ABC transporter ATP-binding protein — translation MADLQLNKVFKRYGDVETIHGVDLDIKNGEFVVFVGPSGCGKSTLLRMIAGLEEISDGEVSIDGQVVNNKQPSERGIAMVFQSYALYPHMTVRENMSFGLEVAKSPKEYIDQRVNEAAKILKLEELLDRKPKQLSGGQRQRVAIGRTIVREPKVFLFDEPLSNLDAELRVQMRIEISKLHEDLGNTMIYVTHDQVEAMTMADKIVVLRDGNVEQVGSPLELYNHPDNIFVAGFIGSPKMNFLPVKVQEAAGEHTSVELEDGQLVTLPLTGDVKGGDSLSLGIRPEHFMDKGVGDKNISVDIDVIECLGGTSYVYGNCGSQPVIIQCGEQFAHKRGEKVTFSFELNRCHLFDKKGIALK, via the coding sequence ATGGCCGATTTGCAGTTAAACAAAGTTTTTAAGCGCTATGGGGATGTTGAAACGATCCACGGCGTGGATCTGGATATTAAAAATGGTGAGTTTGTCGTTTTTGTCGGGCCGTCAGGTTGTGGTAAATCCACCTTACTAAGGATGATTGCCGGGCTGGAAGAGATCTCCGATGGTGAAGTCTCTATCGATGGTCAGGTGGTGAACAATAAGCAGCCGAGTGAACGTGGCATTGCTATGGTGTTTCAGTCCTACGCACTTTATCCCCATATGACAGTTCGGGAGAATATGAGCTTTGGCCTTGAAGTGGCGAAATCCCCTAAAGAGTATATCGATCAGAGAGTGAACGAAGCTGCCAAGATTCTGAAACTGGAAGAGCTTCTGGATCGAAAACCTAAGCAGTTATCGGGTGGGCAGCGTCAGCGTGTTGCTATCGGGCGAACCATCGTTCGTGAGCCGAAAGTATTTCTGTTCGACGAGCCTCTGTCTAACCTTGATGCTGAGCTTAGGGTTCAGATGCGTATTGAGATCTCTAAGTTACATGAAGATCTTGGCAACACCATGATTTATGTAACTCACGATCAGGTTGAAGCCATGACTATGGCCGACAAGATTGTGGTTCTCCGTGACGGTAATGTTGAGCAGGTGGGTTCACCGCTGGAGCTGTATAACCATCCGGATAATATCTTTGTCGCCGGCTTTATTGGTTCTCCAAAGATGAACTTCCTGCCGGTTAAAGTACAGGAAGCAGCAGGTGAGCACACATCTGTTGAACTTGAGGACGGCCAGTTAGTGACCCTGCCTCTGACCGGTGATGTTAAAGGGGGAGACAGCTTATCTCTTGGTATCCGTCCTGAGCACTTTATGGATAAAGGTGTAGGGGACAAAAATATCAGCGTGGATATCGATGTGATTGAGTGCCTTGGCGGAACCTCGTATGTTTATGGTAACTGTGGTTCGCAGCCGGTCATTATTCAGTGTGGCGAGCAGTTTGCCCATAAACGTGGTGAAAAAGTGACCTTTAGTTTTGAACTAAACCGTTGCCATCTGTTTGATAAGAAAGGCATCGCACTGAAGTAA
- a CDS encoding carbohydrate ABC transporter permease → MFELRSWKAKIGFISLLMLIAFFLFFPVYWALSSAFKANSELYLADPTMFPAQFYFGHFIDALTGGGILLQLKNSLLTSTASATLNAVLAALAGYSFAKFDYPAKKPLMLLILSAQMFPFGVLLISIYPMLQGVGLLDTKTGLTISYIVFALPVSTYMMYSYFKQLPNELIEAAKVDGASNMRIFIKIVMVISFPAFITVMLYAFMWSWNDLLYSMTLITSEENRTIGPGLLLRYINENNADWGGAMAASFLAAAPVVAVFAMLQKQFIGGVTSGAVK, encoded by the coding sequence ATGTTTGAATTACGTTCATGGAAAGCGAAGATAGGGTTTATCTCGCTGTTAATGCTGATTGCTTTCTTCCTGTTCTTCCCGGTTTACTGGGCATTGAGCAGTGCATTTAAAGCCAACTCAGAGCTTTATCTTGCTGACCCGACCATGTTTCCGGCTCAGTTTTACTTTGGTCACTTTATTGATGCCCTGACAGGCGGAGGCATTCTGCTTCAGTTGAAAAACAGTCTGCTGACGTCGACTGCTTCAGCAACACTAAATGCCGTACTGGCGGCACTGGCGGGATACAGCTTTGCTAAGTTTGATTATCCGGCTAAAAAGCCACTGATGCTGCTGATACTGTCAGCGCAGATGTTCCCGTTTGGTGTTCTGCTTATCAGTATCTATCCCATGCTACAGGGTGTAGGTTTGCTGGATACTAAGACCGGTCTGACTATCTCCTATATTGTCTTTGCTCTGCCGGTTAGTACCTACATGATGTACAGCTACTTTAAGCAGTTACCTAATGAGCTTATTGAAGCTGCCAAGGTAGATGGCGCCAGTAACATGCGCATCTTTATTAAGATAGTGATGGTAATTTCATTCCCGGCGTTTATCACCGTTATGCTGTATGCATTTATGTGGTCGTGGAATGACCTGCTCTACTCGATGACCCTGATCACCTCAGAAGAGAACCGTACTATCGGACCGGGTCTGCTGCTTAGATACATTAATGAAAATAATGCTGACTGGGGAGGAGCCATGGCTGCTTCATTCCTCGCCGCCGCCCCTGTTGTTGCTGTGTTTGCCATGTTGCAGAAACAGTTTATTGGTGGCGTAACAAGTGGCGCAGTGAAGTAA
- a CDS encoding carbohydrate ABC transporter permease has protein sequence MDMASSHPETKPGKAAKSLKHGDRKFAYLILVPALTAFMVMVFYPFVDAMSMSLYQYTIFDTEPIFIGLDNFATILTDPYVLGSWVTTAIFVVLTTALTMVLGLCWALLMYQDFRGRAVFRTMTLLPWILPSTVSAFIWAWMLNGKYGVANVLLASVGIIDENIQFLSNDAGAMAAIVMTRAWISIPLFMSFFLAGLQGMDYQQIEAARIDGAGNFLVVRKLILPHLRPVFLVTGALGMIGNLQQFDIIFALTGGGPVRATSVLSIEVFRQAFQNWDLGMASAIGVLWVFTLMPLVVFYLRSLFKED, from the coding sequence ATGGATATGGCATCTAGTCACCCTGAAACTAAGCCGGGTAAAGCGGCAAAAAGTTTAAAACATGGTGATCGTAAGTTTGCTTATTTGATTTTGGTTCCCGCATTGACGGCATTTATGGTGATGGTGTTTTACCCATTTGTTGATGCCATGTCTATGTCTCTCTACCAATACACAATTTTTGATACTGAACCGATTTTTATCGGTCTGGACAACTTTGCAACCATACTCACTGACCCGTATGTACTTGGGTCGTGGGTAACCACCGCGATTTTTGTGGTGCTGACAACGGCCTTAACTATGGTGCTTGGCCTCTGTTGGGCACTGCTTATGTATCAGGATTTTCGTGGCAGGGCTGTGTTCCGGACAATGACACTACTGCCGTGGATACTGCCAAGTACAGTGAGTGCTTTTATCTGGGCGTGGATGCTGAACGGTAAATACGGTGTTGCCAACGTCCTGCTGGCCAGTGTCGGCATTATTGATGAGAACATTCAGTTTCTGTCAAACGATGCCGGTGCTATGGCGGCCATCGTTATGACCCGGGCATGGATCTCTATACCACTATTTATGTCCTTTTTCCTTGCCGGGCTTCAGGGGATGGATTACCAGCAGATTGAAGCGGCCCGTATCGATGGCGCCGGTAACTTCCTTGTGGTGAGAAAACTTATTCTGCCTCATCTGCGTCCGGTATTTCTGGTAACCGGTGCACTGGGCATGATTGGTAATCTTCAGCAGTTCGATATTATCTTTGCCCTGACAGGTGGCGGACCTGTGAGAGCAACCTCAGTGTTGTCCATTGAAGTATTTCGTCAGGCATTCCAGAACTGGGATCTGGGAATGGCTTCTGCCATTGGTGTTCTTTGGGTCTTTACCCTGATGCCGCTGGTTGTTTTCTATCTTCGTAGCCTGTTTAAAGAGGACTAA
- a CDS encoding ABC transporter substrate-binding protein, producing the protein MNKLKICVSAGLLAASSGAFASEVTFLNWVTAEPSNKPIVDALIAESNQDVKVLASSWGDMQKNVYLRVRTKQPLDVFQSSAKWLPTFAQLPNLVDFNEVYGKEFLEKNIPASVLAAGQYKGKQYGMPWNIGSISLVSNKKMLQEKSIDTNPETIDEFVATLKQVKQAYPDSTPYAMMTKGGNLISSDFQLWLWAHNGSIFDESGNITVDSDATVKTLNFMKMLVDEKLASLDVDRGAARRMFGQENAAYYFDATVARGFARDFSGMGAEYDQYVYPIETPTLTKDMQSHSMEWGHLLIMLNSDAAKVNGKISTDSAASELIKTLSMNKQVQIDYFQKAGAIPVTFEARNADAVTKDSYIVNWNASMGIPKRNELSPLKNSANYVAVVSEEVQSVILGQKDAKEAAASMASRIKRIMK; encoded by the coding sequence ATGAATAAGTTAAAAATATGTGTATCAGCAGGACTGCTGGCTGCATCTTCAGGGGCATTTGCGTCAGAAGTAACATTCCTTAACTGGGTAACTGCAGAGCCTAGTAATAAACCCATCGTTGACGCGTTAATTGCTGAATCGAATCAGGATGTTAAGGTTCTTGCCAGCTCCTGGGGTGACATGCAGAAGAATGTCTATCTGCGTGTACGGACTAAGCAGCCTCTTGATGTATTCCAAAGCTCGGCGAAATGGCTGCCGACCTTTGCGCAGCTTCCTAACCTTGTTGATTTTAATGAGGTGTACGGTAAAGAGTTTCTTGAAAAGAATATTCCGGCTTCAGTACTGGCCGCGGGTCAATATAAAGGCAAGCAGTATGGTATGCCTTGGAATATAGGCTCAATCAGTCTGGTTTCAAACAAGAAGATGCTGCAAGAGAAAAGCATCGATACTAACCCGGAAACTATCGACGAGTTTGTTGCCACTCTAAAACAGGTGAAACAAGCTTATCCGGATAGCACTCCTTACGCCATGATGACCAAAGGCGGCAACTTGATCTCCAGTGATTTCCAGTTATGGCTTTGGGCGCACAACGGTTCAATTTTTGATGAGAGTGGCAATATTACCGTCGATTCAGACGCAACGGTAAAAACCCTTAACTTTATGAAGATGCTGGTGGACGAAAAACTGGCGTCACTGGATGTCGACCGTGGTGCTGCTCGTCGTATGTTTGGTCAGGAAAATGCCGCTTATTACTTTGATGCAACTGTGGCTCGTGGCTTTGCCAGAGACTTCTCTGGTATGGGCGCTGAATATGACCAGTATGTTTACCCGATTGAAACACCGACTCTGACTAAAGATATGCAGTCTCACTCAATGGAGTGGGGGCATCTTTTAATTATGCTCAATAGCGATGCCGCTAAAGTTAACGGCAAAATCAGTACTGACAGTGCTGCTTCAGAGCTGATCAAAACCCTCTCTATGAACAAGCAGGTTCAGATCGATTATTTCCAGAAAGCGGGTGCGATTCCTGTGACTTTTGAAGCGCGTAACGCTGATGCGGTTACCAAAGACAGTTATATCGTTAACTGGAATGCGTCTATGGGTATTCCTAAGCGTAACGAACTGTCACCACTGAAAAACAGCGCTAACTATGTTGCTGTTGTCAGTGAAGAAGTTCAGTCAGTAATACTTGGTCAGAAAGATGCTAAAGAAGCCGCGGCTTCAATGGCTTCCCGTATCAAGCGAATCATGAAGTAA
- a CDS encoding helix-turn-helix domain-containing protein, with amino-acid sequence MSSQPNQSLIDGIRCLQYLASSDEPLGCRELARQLDMNPSKVNRLLMTMASIGLTTQDNKRRYLPGSGIHALGAQAMRSSNLFRKSITVLENIAPHDHIVALGVLWEDKVVYLYHSKPGQDRYEALLDYKIQPATNSVIGICLLAEHSDEKLIQLLGEDRLSSIRPLIEKMRTEHHVFLNHSDGELSMAVPIESVDKAALAFAGFYGISDEQKQKKLQRLEVLASMLSN; translated from the coding sequence ATGTCTTCACAGCCAAATCAAAGCCTTATTGATGGAATACGTTGTTTACAATATCTCGCATCAAGTGATGAGCCATTAGGGTGCAGGGAGTTGGCAAGGCAACTTGATATGAACCCAAGTAAAGTCAACCGACTTTTAATGACTATGGCTTCAATCGGACTTACGACTCAGGACAATAAGCGACGCTATCTTCCCGGCTCAGGTATTCATGCTTTAGGTGCTCAAGCCATGCGTAGCTCGAATTTATTTCGCAAGTCGATCACAGTGCTGGAGAACATTGCACCTCATGATCATATTGTTGCGCTCGGTGTCCTCTGGGAGGATAAAGTGGTTTATCTTTACCACTCCAAACCCGGTCAGGACAGGTACGAAGCACTTCTTGACTATAAAATCCAGCCGGCAACGAATTCTGTAATCGGTATCTGTTTACTGGCTGAGCACAGCGATGAAAAACTGATCCAGCTACTTGGCGAAGATCGCTTATCATCAATACGTCCATTGATTGAAAAAATGCGCACTGAGCATCATGTCTTTCTGAATCATTCAGATGGAGAACTCTCTATGGCGGTTCCCATTGAATCTGTCGATAAAGCCGCACTGGCTTTTGCCGGTTTCTATGGCATCAGTGATGAACAGAAACAGAAAAAACTTCAGAGACTGGAAGTACTTGCCAGCATGTTGTCCAATTAG
- a CDS encoding FAD-dependent oxidoreductase, protein MDIYSYDSQRQLNRKEHAFDVIVAGGGLAGVCAAISAARNGQSVALIQDRPVLGGNASSEVRLWALGATSHMGNNNRFAREGGLMGEILEENLFRNKEGNPVIFDMILLDMVKKEKNIHIFLNTAVFEVNCEDETSGRSIHSVSAFNAINETQYQLIGNMFCDCTGDGIIGFLAGASHRIGAENSEEFDERMAPDENFGQKLGHSIYFYTKHVGEPVNFIPPEFALKDIKQIPRYKRLSSNLNGCDLWWLEWGGRLDTIRDSETIKWELWKIVWGVWDYIKNSGEFPDAANMTLEWVGLIPGKRESRRFIGDYMLTQKDIINQYDHYDAISFGGWSIDLHPADGVYSKHDGCRQFHSKGIYTIPYRTMYSKDIRNLFLGGRTLSATHVAFGSTRVMCTCGLNGQVIGEAASLAIQNGVAPAALAEKGNIHQLQQQLMAKGNFIPRLVSTEHLSGKVSASSTLALKQVEQNVGYRQLSESQALMLPLKAGESLPEIRLSVKAGTQTTLKARLLTATKTHNHTPELVNAGQDCTIEQGISECTLCLDYTATKDQYVFVKLEQNMDLAVATTDTEYPAILTVYNTVNAKVAKHARQIADGDWGVDEFEFWLPKRRPNKFLAAFSLDRALQAYSADYVIDGHLRPSNHSHGWVPDSNDANPELTLTLDSPSKLSRITLMFDNDFDHAMETAQWGHSENVSPNCVKDYDIYLNNKLYKQVTENHQSTNILDIDRNEVIESVRIEIKATHGGLACLYALHCQ, encoded by the coding sequence ATGGATATTTACTCTTACGATTCTCAGCGCCAACTAAACCGCAAAGAGCACGCCTTCGATGTTATCGTTGCCGGCGGCGGTCTGGCTGGCGTGTGTGCCGCCATCAGTGCTGCAAGAAACGGGCAGTCTGTCGCCCTGATTCAGGATCGCCCTGTTCTTGGCGGTAACGCCTCAAGCGAAGTGAGGTTATGGGCTCTGGGAGCAACTTCCCATATGGGCAACAATAACCGCTTTGCCCGCGAAGGCGGCTTAATGGGTGAGATTTTAGAAGAAAACCTGTTCAGAAACAAAGAGGGTAATCCGGTAATCTTCGATATGATCCTGCTGGACATGGTGAAAAAAGAGAAAAACATCCATATTTTCCTCAATACCGCGGTATTTGAAGTGAACTGTGAAGATGAAACTTCTGGTCGCTCAATACATTCGGTTTCCGCTTTCAATGCCATCAATGAAACTCAGTACCAGCTTATCGGAAATATGTTCTGTGACTGTACTGGTGACGGTATTATTGGTTTTCTCGCCGGCGCCAGCCACCGTATCGGTGCCGAAAACTCTGAAGAGTTTGATGAACGTATGGCGCCCGACGAAAATTTCGGCCAGAAGTTGGGCCACTCCATCTACTTCTATACCAAACATGTCGGTGAGCCGGTCAACTTTATCCCGCCGGAATTTGCCCTGAAAGACATTAAACAGATCCCGAGATACAAGCGCCTGTCATCGAACCTGAATGGCTGTGATCTCTGGTGGCTGGAATGGGGCGGAAGGCTGGATACTATCCGCGACAGTGAAACCATTAAATGGGAACTGTGGAAGATCGTCTGGGGTGTCTGGGACTATATCAAAAATAGTGGTGAGTTCCCTGACGCCGCCAATATGACACTGGAATGGGTTGGTCTGATTCCCGGTAAAAGAGAGAGCCGCCGCTTTATCGGTGACTATATGCTGACGCAAAAAGATATTATCAATCAGTATGACCACTACGACGCCATTAGCTTCGGTGGCTGGTCAATCGATCTTCATCCGGCAGATGGTGTCTACAGTAAACATGATGGTTGCCGCCAGTTCCATAGTAAGGGTATCTATACCATTCCTTACCGCACCATGTACTCAAAAGATATTCGTAACCTGTTCCTTGGCGGCCGGACTCTTTCAGCCACCCATGTCGCTTTTGGCTCAACCCGGGTCATGTGTACCTGCGGACTAAACGGTCAGGTGATTGGTGAAGCAGCCTCTCTGGCAATTCAAAACGGCGTCGCTCCGGCCGCTCTGGCTGAAAAAGGGAATATCCACCAGCTACAGCAGCAGCTAATGGCAAAAGGGAACTTTATTCCGCGACTCGTTTCTACAGAGCACCTGTCTGGCAAGGTCAGCGCCTCTTCCACACTAGCACTTAAACAGGTAGAACAGAATGTCGGGTATCGTCAGTTATCTGAAAGTCAGGCGCTTATGCTACCGCTAAAAGCTGGTGAAAGCCTGCCTGAGATCCGCCTGAGCGTTAAAGCGGGAACTCAGACAACTCTAAAGGCGCGCTTGCTGACTGCCACAAAAACTCACAACCACACGCCAGAGCTGGTTAATGCCGGACAGGATTGCACTATAGAGCAAGGTATTTCAGAGTGCACGCTATGTCTGGATTACACCGCAACCAAGGATCAATATGTATTTGTAAAACTAGAGCAAAACATGGATCTGGCTGTAGCCACAACGGATACAGAGTATCCGGCAATCCTCACTGTCTACAATACGGTCAACGCCAAAGTGGCCAAACATGCCCGCCAGATTGCTGATGGCGACTGGGGGGTGGACGAGTTTGAGTTCTGGCTACCTAAACGCAGACCAAATAAGTTTCTTGCAGCATTTTCTCTGGACAGAGCTTTACAAGCTTACTCGGCTGACTATGTTATTGATGGACACCTGCGCCCGAGCAATCATAGCCACGGCTGGGTTCCCGATAGCAATGACGCTAACCCGGAGCTGACACTGACACTGGATTCGCCATCGAAGCTGTCACGTATAACTCTGATGTTTGATAACGACTTTGACCACGCTATGGAGACGGCTCAGTGGGGTCATAGTGAAAATGTCTCACCAAACTGTGTTAAAGACTACGACATTTATCTGAATAACAAACTCTACAAGCAAGTTACAGAGAATCATCAGTCCACTAATATCCTTGATATCGACCGCAATGAAGTGATCGAATCAGTGCGTATTGAGATAAAAGCAACCCATGGCGGTCTTGCCTGTCTCTACGCGCTTCACTGTCAGTAA